A single window of Toxotes jaculatrix isolate fToxJac2 chromosome 4, fToxJac2.pri, whole genome shotgun sequence DNA harbors:
- the ucp1 gene encoding mitochondrial brown fat uncoupling protein 1 isoform X1 produces MVGLKPSDVPPPLGVKMASAGAAACIADIVTFPLDTAKVRLQIQGEKKSVEGIRYRGVFGTISTMIRTEGPRSLYNGLVAGLQRQLCFASIRIGLYDNVKNFYTGGKDNPGVLVRILAGCTTGAMAVSFAQPTDVVKVRFQAQMNLDGMARRYSGTMQAYRHIFQNEGLRGLWKGTLPNITRNALVNCTELVTYDLIKEAILRHNLMSDNLPCHFVSAFGAGFVTTVIASPVDVVKTRYMNSPPGQYKSAMNCAWTMLTKEGPTAFYKGFVPSFLRLGSWNIVMFVSFEQIKRAMMVTKKSIEVPN; encoded by the exons ATGGTAGGACTTAAACCCTCAgatgttcctcctcctctggggGTGAAGATGGCGAGTGCTGGAGCCGCAGCCTGTATAGCTGACATTGTCACATTTCCTCTGGACACAGCCAAAGTCAGATTACAG ATTCAGGGAGAGAAGAAATCAGTAGAAGGCATCCGTTACAGAGGGGTGTTTGGGACAATCAGCACCATGATCAGAACAGAGGGACCCAGGTCTTTGTACAATGGACTGGTAGCTGGTCTGCAGAGACAACTGTGCTTCGCCTCCATCAGAATCGGCCTCTACGACAACGTCAAAAATTTCTACACTGGTGGAAAAGACA ACCCAGGTGTACTGGTGCGCATCCTGGCTGGCTGCACCACAGGTGCTATGGCAGTATCCTTTGCACAACCCACTGATGTGGTCAAGGTTCGATTCCAAGCCCAGATGAACCTGGATGGCATGGCTCGACGCTACAGTGGCACCATGCAGGCCTACAGACATATCTTCCAGAATGAGGGCTTACGTGGACTCTGGAAAG GCACACTACCCAACATCACAAGAAACGCACTGGTCAACTGCACAGAGCTTGTTACATACGACCTGATCAAGGAGGCCATCCTTAGACATAACCTGATGTCAG ACAACCTGCCATGCCACTTTGTATCTGCGTTTGGTGCCGGCTTTGTTACCACAGTGATTGCCTCACCAGTGGATGTGGTGAAGACCAGGTACATGAACTCACCGCCAGGGCAGTACAAGAGCGCTATGAACTGTGCCTGGACCATGTTGACTAAAGAGGGGCCAACGGCTTTCTACAAAGG atttgtACCCTCATTTCTGAGGTTGGGATCATGGAATATTGTAATGTTTGTCTCATTCGAGCAAATCAAGAGGGCCATGATGGTCACCAAGAAGAGCATCGAGGTTCCAAATTGA
- the ucp1 gene encoding mitochondrial brown fat uncoupling protein 1 isoform X2: MVGLKPSDVPPPLGVKMASAGAAACIADIVTFPLDTAKVRLQIQGEKKSVEGIRYRGVFGTISTMIRTEGPRSLYNGLVAGLQRQLCFASIRIGLYDNVKNFYTGGKDNPGVLVRILAGCTTGAMAVSFAQPTDVVKVRFQAQMNLDGMARRYSGTMQAYRHIFQNEGLRGLWKGTLPNITRNALVNCTELVTYDLIKEAILRHNLMSDNLPCHFVSAFGAGFVTTVIASPVDVVKTRYMNSPPGQYKSAMNCAWTMLTKEGPTAFYKG, encoded by the exons ATGGTAGGACTTAAACCCTCAgatgttcctcctcctctggggGTGAAGATGGCGAGTGCTGGAGCCGCAGCCTGTATAGCTGACATTGTCACATTTCCTCTGGACACAGCCAAAGTCAGATTACAG ATTCAGGGAGAGAAGAAATCAGTAGAAGGCATCCGTTACAGAGGGGTGTTTGGGACAATCAGCACCATGATCAGAACAGAGGGACCCAGGTCTTTGTACAATGGACTGGTAGCTGGTCTGCAGAGACAACTGTGCTTCGCCTCCATCAGAATCGGCCTCTACGACAACGTCAAAAATTTCTACACTGGTGGAAAAGACA ACCCAGGTGTACTGGTGCGCATCCTGGCTGGCTGCACCACAGGTGCTATGGCAGTATCCTTTGCACAACCCACTGATGTGGTCAAGGTTCGATTCCAAGCCCAGATGAACCTGGATGGCATGGCTCGACGCTACAGTGGCACCATGCAGGCCTACAGACATATCTTCCAGAATGAGGGCTTACGTGGACTCTGGAAAG GCACACTACCCAACATCACAAGAAACGCACTGGTCAACTGCACAGAGCTTGTTACATACGACCTGATCAAGGAGGCCATCCTTAGACATAACCTGATGTCAG ACAACCTGCCATGCCACTTTGTATCTGCGTTTGGTGCCGGCTTTGTTACCACAGTGATTGCCTCACCAGTGGATGTGGTGAAGACCAGGTACATGAACTCACCGCCAGGGCAGTACAAGAGCGCTATGAACTGTGCCTGGACCATGTTGACTAAAGAGGGGCCAACGGCTTTCTACAAAGGGTAA